The proteins below are encoded in one region of Rhododendron vialii isolate Sample 1 chromosome 7a, ASM3025357v1:
- the LOC131333152 gene encoding leucine-rich repeat extensin-like protein 3 yields MKKNIQHSNNQLPYFFNFYTLYTIFTIFINASTTQQISTSSTTQVTKVEVKPAIRHRRQLLSFNGAVDTLTIDPSLVFENSRLNNAYIALQAWKQAMISDPKNITANWIGSDVCSYTGVFCSDALDCPSQRTVAGIDINHANIAGSLPNELGLLYDIALLHINSNRFCGILPRSFLNLKLLFELDVSNNRFAGKFPCIVLRLPSIKYLDIRYNEFEGKLPNQLFEKDLDALFINNNRFSSDLPENIGNSPVSVMVLANNMFQGCLPASFGNMSGTLNEIVLKNNEFHSCLPKQIGMLKNLTVFDVSFNRIMGSFPESIEEMVSLEHFDVSHNMLSGEVTERVCRLPELVQFSYGYNFFTNVSSQCLNLLGFDDRRNCLRGRPTQRSMLQCKMFLSRKVNCSSTSFKCASLVPSPPPPLTFTTPPVSSPPPPPPSPLLLPLSPPPLPPISPPPRSSPLPPPDNCIKNPPPPNSPTPYKKSPPSTTPTPSWSPPVRPNPSPPPPPTYSPPPYLSPPPPLTLCEEPPPPPPCEQP; encoded by the coding sequence ATGAAGAAAAACATCCAGCATTCTAATAACCAGCTGCCATACTTCTTCAACTTCTATACACTCTACACCATCTTTACCATATTCATCAATGCCTCTACCACCCAACAGATCTCCACATCCAGCACCACCCAAGTCACCAAAGTTGAAGTCAAGCCGGCCATTCGGCATCGACGACAACTCTTGTCCTTCAATGGAGCCGTCGACACTCTCACCATCGACCCATCTCTTGTTTTTGAAAACTCTCGACTGAATAATGCTTACATCGCATTACAAGCTTGGAAACAAGCCATGATCTCAGATCCCAAAAATATTACTGCTAACTGGATTGGATCAGACGTGTGCAGCTACACTGGAGTATTCTGTTCCGATGCGCTCGACTGTCCATCACAACGTACGGTCGCTGGCATCGATATCAACCACGCTAACATTGCCGGGTCCCTCCCAAATGAGTTAGGACTGCTGTACGATATTGCATTGTTGCATATCAATTCAAACCGGTTTTGTGGGATCCTACCTCGGAGTTTCTTGAACTTGAAGTTACTGTTTGAGCTGGATGTAAGCAACAATCGCTTTGCTGGAAAGTTTCCATGCATTGTCCTACGCCTGCCAAGTATCAAATATCTCGACATTAGATACAATGAATTTGAAGGTAAGCTTCCAAATCAACTCTTTGAGAAAGATCTCGACGCCTTATTCATCAATAACAATAGGTTTTCTTCCGATTTGCCGGAAAATATTGGAAACTCACCGGTATCGGTCATGGTTCTGGCAAACAATATGTTTCAGGGGTGTCTTCCAGCGAGTTTTGGAAATATGTCAGGAACATTGAATGAGATAGTCCTAAAAAACAACGAGTTTCATTCGTGTTTGCCAAAGCAGATTGGGATGTTGAAGAATTTAACTGTGTTTGACGTGAGCTTCAATCGCATAATGGGGTCGTTTCCAGAGAGTATTGAGGAAATGGTGAGCTTGGAGCATTTTGATGTGTCCCATAACATGTTGTCTGGAGAGGTCACAGAAAGGGTGTGCAGGCTTCCGGAATTGGTGCAGTTTTCATATGGTTACAATTTCTTTACAAATGTGTCTTCTCAGTGTTTGAATTTGCTTGGTTTTGATGATCGAAGGAATTGTTTGCGAGGGAGGCCAACACAGAGGTCTATGTTGCAGTGTAAGATGTTCTTGTCTCGGAAGGTTAATTGTAGTAGTACTTCTTTCAAATGTGCCTCACTTGTTCCTTCTCCTCCACCACCGCTCACTTTCACAACACCGCCAGtctcttcaccaccaccaccaccaccatcgccactACTGCTCCCATTGTCTCCACCTCCACTTCCACCGATATCTCCCCCGCCACGATCTTCACCACTTCCACCTCCAGATAACTGCATTAAGAATCCACCACCACCCAATTCGCCAACTCCTTACAAGAAGTCACCACCCAGTACTACTCCAACTCCAAGCTGGTCACCACCAGTACGCCCCAACCCCTCTCCACCTCCCCCACCCACTTATTCTCCACCTCCATATCTatcaccaccgccaccattaaCCTTATGTGAAGaacccccacccccaccaccgTGTGAGCAACCTTAA